In Streptomyces longhuiensis, the following proteins share a genomic window:
- a CDS encoding NADH:flavin oxidoreductase/NADH oxidase → MSALFEPYTLRSLTIPNRVWMPPMCQYSAAPEGPDTGAPNDWHFAHYAARAAGGTGLIIVEATGVSPEGRISPYDLGIWNDTQVEAFRRITAFLKAHGTVPGIQLGHAGRKASTDRPWKGGGPVGADAYGWDSVAPSPLAFDDKHAAPAELTVARIREIVAQFADGARRALDAGFEVAEIHGAHGYLIGQFLSPHSNVRTDEYGGSFDNRVRFALEVVDAVREVWPDDKPLFFRISATDWLEENGWTPDETVRLATLLKEHGVDLLDVSTGGNASGVRIPVGPGYQVPFAARVKAETELAVAAVGLITDVEQAEKILANGEADAVLLGRELLRSPSWARSAARELGGNVHVPDQYHRSV, encoded by the coding sequence GTGAGCGCGCTGTTCGAGCCCTACACCCTTCGGTCGCTGACCATCCCCAACCGGGTCTGGATGCCGCCGATGTGCCAGTACAGCGCCGCTCCCGAGGGCCCGGACACCGGCGCCCCGAACGACTGGCACTTCGCTCACTACGCGGCCCGCGCCGCCGGCGGCACCGGCCTCATCATCGTCGAGGCCACCGGTGTCAGCCCCGAGGGCCGCATCAGCCCGTACGACCTCGGGATCTGGAACGACACCCAGGTCGAGGCGTTCCGCCGGATCACCGCCTTCCTCAAGGCGCACGGCACCGTCCCCGGCATCCAGCTCGGGCACGCGGGCCGCAAGGCGTCGACCGACCGCCCCTGGAAGGGCGGCGGCCCCGTCGGCGCCGACGCGTACGGCTGGGACTCGGTCGCGCCGAGCCCGCTCGCCTTCGACGACAAGCACGCGGCCCCGGCCGAGCTCACCGTGGCGCGGATCCGCGAGATAGTCGCCCAGTTCGCCGACGGCGCCCGCCGCGCCCTGGACGCGGGCTTCGAGGTCGCCGAGATCCACGGCGCGCACGGCTACCTGATCGGCCAGTTCCTCTCGCCGCACTCCAACGTCCGCACGGACGAGTACGGCGGCTCCTTCGACAACCGGGTGCGCTTCGCCCTGGAGGTCGTCGACGCCGTGCGCGAGGTGTGGCCCGACGACAAGCCGCTCTTCTTCCGCATCTCCGCCACCGACTGGCTGGAGGAGAACGGCTGGACGCCCGACGAGACCGTGCGCCTCGCCACCCTCCTCAAGGAGCACGGCGTCGATCTGCTCGACGTCTCGACCGGCGGCAACGCGTCCGGCGTCCGTATCCCGGTCGGCCCCGGCTACCAGGTCCCCTTCGCCGCGCGCGTGAAGGCCGAGACGGAGCTGGCCGTGGCCGCCGTCGGCCTCATCACCGACGTGGAGCAGGCCGAGAAGATCCTCGCCAACGGCGAGGCAGACGCCGTCCTGCTCGGCCGCGAACTGCTGCGCAGCCCGTCGTGGGCGCGCTCGGCGGCGCGCGAGCTCGGCGGGAACGTGCACGTGCCGGACCAGTACCACCGCTCGGTCTGA
- a CDS encoding type B 50S ribosomal protein L31: MQQDKQPAYGPVVFRDRSAGYAFLTRSTAASEETIEWDDGETYPVVDVEISSESHPFYTGKARVVDSEGQVAKFEKRYGEQDKG; encoded by the coding sequence ATGCAGCAGGACAAACAGCCCGCCTACGGCCCCGTGGTGTTCCGTGACCGGTCGGCGGGCTATGCCTTTCTGACCCGCTCGACGGCCGCCAGCGAAGAGACGATCGAGTGGGACGACGGCGAGACGTACCCCGTCGTCGACGTGGAGATCTCCTCCGAGTCGCACCCCTTCTACACGGGCAAGGCGCGGGTGGTCGACTCCGAGGGGCAGGTCGCCAAGTTCGAGAAGCGGTACGGCGAGCAGGACAAGGGCTGA
- a CDS encoding ABC transporter permease: MTGFLVKRFLQALVVLFLVSVIVFTLLHLLPGGPARAILGPKGTPQQIEHFNHQQGYDRSLPTQYVMYLKRLVTGDLGDSYKLNSPVFDLLEQRLPKTLLLTVLSTVLAVVIAVPLGLLQAVRRGKASDYALTGLAFLLYATPVFFLGLIMIILFAQVMPIFPAEAPQGETIGQLLGDFTGLVLPVVTMAFGIVAMFSRYMRSAVLDNLTEEYVRTAMAKGQSSRRIMVRHVLRNALIPLATLLGLYLPTLFSGALVVESMFNYPGMGLLFWNAAQGSDFPVLLGVTLVVGIATVLGSLLTDILYAVLDPRIRSVA, translated from the coding sequence GTGACCGGCTTTCTGGTCAAGCGCTTCCTGCAGGCCCTCGTCGTCCTGTTCCTGGTCTCGGTGATCGTCTTCACCCTCCTGCATCTGCTGCCGGGCGGCCCGGCCCGAGCCATCCTCGGCCCGAAGGGCACCCCGCAGCAGATCGAGCACTTCAACCACCAGCAGGGCTATGACCGTTCACTGCCGACGCAGTACGTGATGTATCTGAAGCGGCTGGTCACCGGCGACCTCGGCGACTCGTACAAGCTCAACTCGCCGGTCTTCGACCTGCTCGAGCAGCGCCTGCCGAAGACGCTGCTCCTGACGGTCCTGTCCACCGTCCTCGCCGTCGTGATCGCCGTACCGCTGGGCCTGCTCCAGGCCGTGCGGCGCGGCAAGGCCTCGGACTACGCGCTCACGGGGCTCGCCTTCCTGCTGTACGCGACGCCCGTCTTCTTCCTCGGCCTCATCATGATCATCCTGTTCGCGCAGGTCATGCCGATCTTCCCGGCCGAGGCACCGCAGGGCGAGACGATCGGTCAACTCCTCGGCGACTTCACCGGGTTGGTCCTGCCGGTCGTGACGATGGCCTTCGGCATCGTGGCGATGTTCAGCCGCTACATGCGCTCCGCCGTGCTCGACAACCTCACCGAGGAGTACGTCCGCACGGCCATGGCGAAGGGCCAGTCCAGCCGGCGGATCATGGTCAGGCACGTCCTGCGCAACGCCCTGATCCCTCTCGCGACCCTGCTCGGGCTCTACCTCCCGACCCTGTTCAGCGGCGCCCTCGTCGTCGAGTCGATGTTCAACTACCCGGGCATGGGGCTGCTGTTCTGGAACGCGGCCCAGGGCTCCGACTTCCCCGTGCTCCTCGGCGTGACCCTCGTGGTCGGCATCGCCACGGTCCTCGGCTCGCTGCTCACCGACATCCTGTACGCCGTCCTCGACCCCCGGATCCGGAGCGTGGCATGA
- a CDS encoding ROK family transcriptional regulator yields MSDTSQGEPGSAQHILHLVSSGAATSRADLVRELGLAPSTVSLRVQELVAAGVLTESGEGASRGGRRPRLLRVRAQGGVALAADLGSHHARLGVVGLDGTVLDAVDLPHDITVGPESAVDWLCGQVTELAARQREAGRTVRALGVGFPGPVKPGEGRVLSPSRMPGWHRYPLRDVLAERLGLPVTVENDATMMAVGEHRAARPDLDHLVVVKAGRGIGSGIISAGRPHDGANGCAGDISHVRVEAAQDRPCSCGNIGCLETVASGAALMRELAGRGVEVASTTELLQLVADGDPQATTLVRTAGRHIGTVLSVVVNFFNPQVVALGGALAAAEPLVAAVRGVLYERCLPLATADLEITTTVTGPDAGLLGAGLTALRHNLPTAPLPQEESASA; encoded by the coding sequence ATGTCCGACACATCGCAGGGCGAACCGGGGTCGGCGCAGCACATCCTGCACCTGGTCTCCTCGGGCGCCGCCACCTCCCGGGCCGACCTCGTACGGGAGCTGGGCCTCGCCCCCTCCACCGTCTCGCTGCGCGTGCAGGAACTCGTGGCGGCCGGCGTGCTCACCGAGTCCGGCGAGGGCGCCTCGCGCGGCGGGCGGCGCCCCCGTCTGCTGCGCGTGCGGGCCCAGGGCGGTGTCGCGCTCGCCGCCGACCTCGGCAGCCATCACGCGCGGCTCGGAGTGGTCGGCCTCGACGGGACCGTCCTCGACGCCGTCGACCTGCCGCACGACATCACCGTGGGGCCGGAGTCGGCCGTCGACTGGCTCTGCGGCCAGGTCACCGAACTCGCCGCGCGGCAGCGTGAGGCGGGCCGCACCGTGCGCGCGCTCGGCGTCGGCTTCCCCGGCCCGGTCAAGCCTGGTGAGGGGCGCGTCCTGAGCCCGTCCCGCATGCCCGGCTGGCACCGCTACCCGCTGCGCGACGTCCTCGCCGAACGCCTCGGCCTGCCCGTCACCGTGGAGAACGACGCCACGATGATGGCCGTCGGCGAGCACCGCGCCGCCCGCCCCGACCTCGACCACTTGGTGGTCGTGAAGGCGGGCCGAGGCATCGGCAGCGGCATCATCTCCGCGGGCCGCCCGCACGACGGAGCCAACGGCTGTGCCGGCGACATCAGCCACGTACGCGTGGAGGCCGCGCAGGACCGGCCGTGCAGTTGCGGCAACATCGGCTGCCTGGAGACGGTCGCCAGCGGCGCCGCGCTGATGCGCGAACTCGCCGGGCGGGGCGTCGAGGTGGCCTCCACCACCGAGCTCCTCCAGCTCGTCGCCGACGGCGACCCGCAGGCCACCACCCTGGTCCGCACCGCGGGCCGGCACATCGGCACGGTCCTGTCCGTCGTCGTGAACTTCTTCAACCCGCAGGTCGTGGCCCTCGGCGGCGCGCTCGCCGCCGCCGAACCGCTGGTCGCCGCCGTCCGCGGAGTCCTGTACGAGCGCTGCCTGCCGCTCGCGACCGCGGACCTGGAGATCACCACGACGGTCACGGGCCCCGACGCGGGACTGCTCGGCGCCGGCCTCACCGCCCTGCGCCACAACCTCCCCACCGCACCCCTCCCTCAGGAAGAGAGCGCCTCAGCATGA
- a CDS encoding nucleobase:cation symporter-2 family protein gives MAAPAAPPSVHPVDEVPPVRQLAAFGLQHVLAMYAGAVAVPLIVGGALKLSPADLAYLITADLLVCGIATLIQCVGVWRFGVRLPIVQGCTFAAVSPMVIIGTTGGGLPAIYGAVIVAGLAMMVLAPVFGRLLRFFPPLVTGTVILIIGVSLLPVAGNWVAGGAGSKDFGAPKNVALAAFVLVVVLAVQRFAPPFLSRVAVLIGIVVGTAVAVPTGFTDFGGVGDAHWVGISTPFHFGTPTFHGAAIVSMLIVALVTMTETTGDFIAVGEMTGRPVQPHSLADGLRADGFSTVLGGVFNTFPYTAFAQNVGLVGMTRVRSRWVVATAGGILVLLGLLPKLGAVVAAIPAPVLGGAGLVMFGTVAASGVRTLARVDFAGNHNLTVVAVSVAIGVLPVGVPGIYAEFPDWFQTVMDSGISAGCITAIVLNLLFNHLPGSGSSASEAAGTAGAPVT, from the coding sequence ATGGCAGCCCCGGCCGCCCCACCGTCCGTCCACCCCGTCGACGAGGTGCCGCCCGTGCGGCAGCTGGCCGCGTTCGGCCTTCAGCACGTGCTCGCCATGTACGCGGGCGCGGTCGCCGTGCCGCTGATCGTGGGCGGCGCGCTGAAGCTGTCGCCCGCCGACCTCGCGTATCTCATCACCGCGGATCTGCTGGTGTGCGGCATCGCGACGCTGATCCAGTGCGTCGGGGTGTGGCGGTTCGGCGTCCGGCTGCCGATCGTGCAGGGCTGTACGTTCGCCGCGGTCTCGCCGATGGTGATCATCGGTACGACCGGCGGCGGGCTTCCCGCGATCTACGGGGCGGTGATCGTCGCCGGGCTCGCGATGATGGTGCTCGCGCCGGTCTTCGGCAGGCTGCTGCGCTTCTTCCCGCCACTGGTCACCGGCACGGTCATCCTGATCATCGGCGTCTCGCTGCTGCCGGTGGCGGGCAACTGGGTTGCGGGCGGCGCGGGTTCGAAGGACTTCGGCGCCCCGAAGAACGTCGCGCTGGCGGCGTTCGTCCTCGTGGTGGTCCTCGCGGTGCAGCGGTTCGCGCCGCCGTTCCTGAGCCGCGTCGCCGTGCTCATCGGCATCGTCGTCGGCACGGCCGTCGCCGTGCCCACCGGTTTCACGGACTTCGGCGGTGTCGGTGACGCGCACTGGGTGGGCATCAGCACGCCGTTCCACTTCGGTACGCCGACGTTCCACGGCGCGGCGATCGTGTCGATGCTGATCGTGGCCCTGGTGACGATGACCGAGACCACGGGCGACTTCATCGCGGTGGGCGAGATGACGGGGCGGCCCGTCCAGCCGCACTCACTGGCGGACGGCCTGCGCGCGGACGGCTTCTCCACGGTCCTCGGCGGCGTGTTCAACACGTTCCCGTACACCGCGTTCGCCCAGAACGTCGGGCTCGTGGGCATGACGCGGGTGCGCAGTCGCTGGGTGGTCGCCACGGCGGGCGGGATCCTGGTGCTGCTCGGCCTGCTGCCCAAGCTGGGCGCGGTCGTCGCCGCGATCCCGGCGCCGGTGCTCGGCGGCGCGGGCCTGGTCATGTTCGGCACGGTCGCGGCGAGCGGCGTGCGCACACTGGCCCGGGTCGACTTCGCCGGCAACCACAACCTGACGGTCGTCGCCGTGTCGGTGGCGATCGGCGTGCTGCCGGTGGGCGTGCCCGGGATCTACGCCGAGTTCCCCGACTGGTTCCAGACGGTCATGGACAGTGGGATCAGCGCGGGCTGCATCACGGCGATCGTGCTCAACCTGCTGTTCAACCACCTTCCGGGAAGCGGGAGTTCAGCCTCCGAGGCCGCCGGCACCGCCGGAGCCCCCGTCACCTAG
- a CDS encoding ABC transporter permease, producing the protein MSTSAVLPVQPGQEEAAQATPSLARRTLRVFTGNKLALTGVVVLVLLLAFCYLGPLVHPNEQIHTDLAQANLSPGTAGHLLGTTDLGYDLLGRLMVAGRTSLEIGLAAGLLATLFGTVYGAVAGYFGGWVDAAMMRVTDAALAIPAMFLLVVVAAIITPSKGILILIIAGVAWLSPARLVRGEALSLRNREYVQAMRMMGGGGTRAVFKHIVPNAIGTVIVNCTFQIADAILYVSYLAFLGLSIPPPSADWGSMLSAGITYTQNGYWWLIFPPGIAIVLVVAAFNFIGDGLRDAFEVRLRK; encoded by the coding sequence ATGAGTACGTCCGCCGTCCTTCCCGTCCAGCCGGGCCAGGAGGAAGCCGCGCAGGCCACCCCCTCCCTCGCCCGTCGCACGCTGCGCGTCTTCACCGGCAACAAGCTGGCCCTGACGGGCGTCGTGGTCCTGGTCCTGCTGCTCGCCTTCTGCTACCTGGGCCCACTCGTCCACCCGAACGAGCAGATCCACACGGATCTCGCGCAGGCGAACCTCTCCCCCGGCACCGCCGGGCACCTCCTCGGCACCACCGACCTCGGGTACGACCTGCTCGGCCGGCTCATGGTCGCCGGGCGGACCTCTCTCGAGATCGGCCTGGCGGCGGGCCTGCTGGCGACGCTGTTCGGCACCGTGTACGGGGCTGTCGCCGGGTACTTCGGGGGCTGGGTCGACGCCGCGATGATGCGGGTCACCGACGCGGCGCTGGCCATCCCCGCGATGTTCCTGCTCGTCGTGGTCGCCGCGATCATCACGCCCAGCAAGGGCATCCTCATTCTGATCATCGCCGGGGTCGCCTGGCTCTCCCCCGCCCGTCTGGTGCGGGGCGAGGCGCTGTCGCTGCGCAACCGTGAGTACGTCCAGGCCATGCGGATGATGGGCGGCGGCGGCACGCGGGCCGTGTTCAAGCACATCGTGCCGAACGCGATCGGCACGGTCATCGTGAACTGCACGTTCCAGATCGCCGACGCCATCCTCTACGTCAGCTATCTCGCGTTCCTCGGACTCAGCATCCCGCCGCCGTCCGCCGACTGGGGCTCGATGCTGTCCGCCGGCATCACCTACACGCAGAACGGCTACTGGTGGCTGATCTTCCCGCCGGGCATCGCGATCGTCCTGGTCGTCGCCGCGTTCAACTTCATCGGCGACGGGCTGCGTGACGCGTTCGAAGTACGGCTGCGGAAGTAA
- a CDS encoding M81 family metallopeptidase, which yields MTSTAPARRLRIGIGGIGIESSTFCPHRSTTDDFRQTRGQDLLDRYTWTRPDSDLADVVEWVPLLHATSLPGGPVEADSYLVLKDELVTRIREAGPLDGMVYDIHGAMSVIGLTDAEGDLTDAVRAALDAHGTRPLLSAAMDLHGNVSRRFADPCDLLTAHRLAPHEDAWDTRERAARNLVRCLRDGTRPHRAWVQVPVLLPGEKTSTRLEPAKSLYASLTDIERKEGILDAAMWVGYAWADEPRCKAAIVVTGDDAPLAAAEAEKLARRYWDARRDFVFVGPTGSAEECIEKAVASDRRPFLISDSGDNPTAGGAGDLAYMLGKLLANDAIRTGEVTAVHPGITDPVAVARCFEAGVGTEVTLSVGGKVDAGHGGPYELTGTVTALQRATEQKDRAEGGAYDRGVDMAAVRVGGLTVVLVERRKPFHTLADFMGPADGGLGVDPRTYDLVVVKIGYLEPELHDMAADWLLALTPGGVDQDLLRLGHHRVERPLYPFDDDAYVDGPGPDLTATLL from the coding sequence ATGACGAGCACGGCCCCCGCACGCCGCCTGCGCATCGGCATCGGCGGCATCGGCATCGAGTCCTCCACGTTCTGCCCGCACCGCTCCACCACGGACGACTTCCGGCAGACCCGCGGCCAGGACCTCCTCGACCGCTACACCTGGACCCGCCCCGACTCCGACCTCGCCGACGTGGTCGAGTGGGTGCCGCTGCTGCACGCGACCTCGCTGCCCGGCGGCCCCGTCGAGGCGGACTCGTACCTGGTCCTCAAGGACGAACTCGTCACCCGCATACGCGAGGCGGGCCCTCTCGACGGCATGGTCTACGACATCCACGGCGCCATGAGCGTCATCGGCCTCACCGACGCCGAGGGCGACCTGACGGACGCCGTCCGCGCCGCCCTCGACGCGCACGGCACCCGCCCGCTGCTGTCCGCCGCGATGGACCTGCACGGCAATGTCTCGCGCCGCTTCGCCGACCCGTGCGACCTGCTCACGGCCCATCGCCTCGCCCCGCACGAGGACGCCTGGGACACCCGCGAGCGCGCCGCCCGCAACCTCGTGCGCTGCCTGCGCGACGGCACGCGTCCGCACCGCGCCTGGGTCCAGGTCCCCGTCCTGCTGCCCGGCGAGAAGACCAGCACCCGCCTCGAACCCGCCAAGTCCCTCTACGCCTCGCTCACCGACATCGAGCGCAAGGAGGGCATCCTCGACGCGGCGATGTGGGTCGGTTACGCCTGGGCGGACGAGCCGCGCTGCAAGGCCGCCATCGTCGTCACCGGCGACGACGCCCCACTCGCCGCCGCGGAGGCCGAGAAGCTCGCCCGGCGCTACTGGGACGCCCGCAGGGACTTCGTCTTCGTCGGCCCGACCGGCAGCGCCGAGGAGTGCATCGAGAAGGCGGTCGCCTCCGACAGGCGCCCGTTCCTCATCAGTGACTCCGGTGACAACCCGACCGCGGGCGGCGCCGGTGACCTCGCGTACATGCTGGGCAAGCTCCTCGCCAACGACGCCATCCGCACGGGCGAGGTCACGGCCGTGCACCCCGGCATCACCGACCCGGTCGCCGTGGCCCGCTGCTTCGAGGCGGGCGTGGGCACCGAGGTCACCCTCAGTGTCGGCGGCAAGGTCGACGCCGGTCACGGCGGACCGTACGAACTCACCGGCACCGTCACGGCGTTGCAGCGTGCCACCGAGCAGAAGGACCGCGCCGAGGGCGGCGCGTACGACCGCGGCGTCGACATGGCGGCCGTGCGCGTCGGCGGACTCACCGTCGTCCTCGTGGAGCGCCGCAAGCCGTTCCACACGCTCGCCGACTTCATGGGCCCCGCGGACGGTGGCCTCGGCGTCGACCCGCGCACGTACGACCTGGTCGTCGTCAAGATCGGATACCTGGAGCCCGAACTCCACGACATGGCCGCCGACTGGCTGCTCGCCCTCACCCCGGGCGGCGTCGACCAGGACCTCCTGCGCCTGGGACACCACCGGGTCGAGCGGCCGCTGTACCCGTTCGACGACGACGCGTACGTGGACGGGCCGGGCCCCGACCTCACGGCCACGCTCCTGTAG
- a CDS encoding ArsR/SmtB family transcription factor: MTTAAPSSRALAHPTRDEIRLESVLHALADPMRLRVVRELAEEGENSELSCSHFVLPVTKSTTTHHFRVLRESGVIRQIYRGTAKMSVLRRAELDELFPGLLDSVLAAAARQDDRLGDGGSGGAGGLGG; encoded by the coding sequence GTGACGACCGCCGCACCGAGCAGCAGGGCGCTTGCTCACCCCACGCGTGACGAGATCCGCCTGGAGTCGGTGCTGCACGCGCTCGCCGACCCGATGCGCCTGCGGGTGGTGCGGGAACTGGCGGAGGAGGGCGAGAACAGCGAGCTCTCCTGTTCGCACTTCGTCCTCCCGGTCACGAAGTCGACCACCACGCACCACTTCCGCGTCCTGCGCGAGAGCGGCGTGATCCGGCAGATCTACCGGGGCACCGCCAAGATGAGCGTGCTGCGCCGCGCGGAACTGGACGAGCTCTTCCCCGGCCTTCTCGACAGCGTCCTCGCGGCGGCCGCCCGGCAGGACGACCGGCTAGGTGACGGGGGCTCCGGCGGTGCCGGCGGCCTCGGAGGCTGA
- a CDS encoding peptide ABC transporter substrate-binding protein, with product MRSFRSTAAAVLVLAAALTGCTHEGGGIAMGPTGGTPVEGGTATMALPPAATPNWIFPIGAPGYGASYNYGIQTLLFMPVYDAVQLKGELTTHGPSTLGLEPEYSDGNTTVTVPLREGVKWSDGKPVTSRDLEFWFNLVKANKADWGSYSVGTMPDDVKRFEVVDDHTVRLHLDRAYNPDWFTANQLTLMRALPQHAWDATADGGGVGDHDRTTKGAKAVFARLTRHAKSLGSYGSDPLWKTVNGPWKLAGWRDSGQVTIVPNEKFTGPDSERPHLDKVVFKPFTTADSEYNVLRSGGVDYGYIPPSVMAQKAKFEDKGYRVDPWEGWAATYIVYNFNSTHAGPLMSQLYIRQAMQHLVDQKAMSDVIWQGSATPTLGPVPVTPKSQYLSPAMAKNQYPFSVRAARELLAAHGWKTRDGVARCARPGTGDDECGAGIEENAPLEMTLLSQSGSTETTNMMQELKSSLSRAGIDLAVRQQPLNSVLGNSVPCTAKDPGCDWDMSFFGTAGSWYYPLNPSGEQLFSTGASANFGNYSDKKADRIIRAVQYSPDMKAVHQYGEYLAGQLPVMWMPNPAYQVSVIRNDLRGIEQNPTVTFAPQHWYFVKNDKHHTNDTNNKQAKKGAAK from the coding sequence ATGCGCTCATTCAGGTCAACGGCCGCCGCCGTCCTCGTCCTCGCGGCGGCGCTCACCGGCTGCACGCACGAGGGCGGCGGCATCGCCATGGGGCCGACCGGCGGCACCCCCGTGGAGGGCGGCACGGCCACGATGGCGCTGCCTCCCGCCGCCACGCCGAACTGGATCTTCCCGATCGGCGCGCCCGGCTACGGAGCCTCGTACAACTACGGCATCCAGACCCTGCTGTTCATGCCGGTCTACGACGCCGTGCAGCTCAAGGGCGAGCTGACCACGCACGGCCCGAGCACGCTCGGCCTCGAACCGGAGTACAGCGACGGCAACACGACGGTGACCGTGCCGCTGCGCGAGGGCGTGAAGTGGTCCGACGGGAAGCCGGTCACCTCCCGCGACCTCGAGTTCTGGTTCAACCTCGTCAAGGCGAACAAGGCCGACTGGGGCAGCTACTCGGTCGGCACGATGCCGGACGACGTGAAGCGGTTCGAGGTCGTCGACGACCACACGGTGCGGCTGCACCTCGACCGGGCGTACAACCCCGACTGGTTCACGGCCAACCAGCTCACGCTGATGCGCGCCCTGCCCCAGCACGCCTGGGACGCCACGGCCGACGGCGGCGGGGTCGGCGACCACGACCGCACCACCAAGGGCGCCAAGGCCGTCTTCGCCCGTCTCACGCGGCACGCCAAGAGCCTCGGTTCGTACGGCAGCGACCCTCTGTGGAAGACGGTCAACGGACCCTGGAAACTCGCCGGTTGGCGCGACAGCGGCCAGGTGACCATCGTCCCCAACGAGAAGTTCACCGGCCCCGACTCCGAGCGGCCGCACCTGGACAAGGTCGTCTTCAAGCCGTTCACCACCGCCGACTCCGAGTACAACGTGCTGCGCTCCGGCGGGGTCGACTACGGCTACATACCGCCGTCCGTCATGGCGCAGAAGGCGAAGTTCGAGGACAAGGGGTACCGCGTCGATCCGTGGGAGGGCTGGGCGGCGACGTACATCGTCTACAACTTCAACTCCACGCACGCCGGGCCCCTGATGAGCCAGCTGTACATCCGTCAGGCGATGCAGCACCTCGTCGACCAGAAGGCGATGAGCGACGTCATCTGGCAGGGCAGCGCCACCCCGACGCTCGGCCCGGTGCCGGTGACGCCGAAGAGCCAGTACCTGTCGCCGGCCATGGCGAAGAACCAGTACCCGTTCTCCGTACGCGCGGCGCGCGAGCTGCTCGCCGCGCACGGCTGGAAGACCCGCGACGGCGTCGCGCGGTGCGCACGCCCGGGTACCGGCGACGACGAGTGCGGCGCCGGCATCGAGGAGAACGCTCCCCTGGAGATGACCCTGCTCTCGCAGTCGGGTTCCACCGAGACGACGAACATGATGCAGGAGCTGAAGTCGTCGCTCAGCCGGGCGGGCATCGACCTGGCCGTGCGCCAGCAGCCCCTGAACTCGGTGCTCGGCAACTCCGTGCCGTGCACGGCCAAGGACCCGGGCTGCGACTGGGACATGTCGTTCTTCGGTACGGCCGGCAGCTGGTACTACCCGCTCAACCCGAGCGGCGAGCAGCTCTTCTCCACGGGCGCCTCCGCCAACTTCGGCAACTACAGCGACAAGAAGGCCGACCGGATCATCCGGGCCGTGCAGTACTCACCGGACATGAAGGCCGTCCACCAGTACGGCGAGTACCTCGCGGGGCAGCTGCCCGTGATGTGGATGCCGAACCCCGCGTACCAAGTGTCGGTGATCCGCAACGATCTGCGGGGCATCGAGCAGAACCCGACCGTCACGTTCGCGCCGCAGCACTGGTACTTCGTCAAGAACGACAAGCACCACACGAACGACACGAACAACAAGCAAGCCAAGAAGGGAGCCGCGAAGTGA